From a region of the Mercurialis annua linkage group LG1-X, ddMerAnnu1.2, whole genome shotgun sequence genome:
- the LOC126656345 gene encoding stearoyl-[acyl-carrier-protein] 9-desaturase, chloroplastic: MALKLNPFLSQSPKLPSFSLPTMASLRSPKFSMASTLKSGSKEVENIKKPFMPPREVHVQVTHSMPPQKIEIFKSLEDWAEDNILVHLKPVEKCWQPQDFLPDPASDGFEEQVKELRARAKEIPDEYFVVLVGDMITEEALPTYQTMLNTLDGVRDETGASLTSWAVWTRAWTAEENRHGDLLNKYLYLSGRVDMRQIEKTIQYLIGSGMDPRTENSPYLGFIYTSFQERATFISHGNTARHAKEYGDIKLAQICGTIAADEKRHETAYTKIVEKLFEIDPDGTVLAFADMMRKKISMPAHLMYDGRDDNLFDNFSAVAQRLGVYTARDYADILEFLVGRWKVDTLTGLSAEGQKAQDYVCRLAPRIRRLEERSQGRAKEASIAPFSWIFDRQVKL, from the exons ATGGCTCTCAAGCTCAACCCCTTCCTCTCTCAATCCCCTAAGCTACCCTCCTTTTCTCTTCCAACAATGGCCAGTCTCAGATCTCCCAAGTTTTCCATGGCCTCCACCCTCAAGTCCGGCTCTAA GGAGGTTGAGAATATCAAGAAACCGTTTATGCCTCCTCGAGAGGTGCATGTTCAGGTTACTCATTCGATGCCACCCCAAAAGATTGAGATCTTTAAATCTCTGGAGGATTGGGCTGAGGATAACATTCTAGTTCATCTGAAGCCGGTTGAGAAGTGTTGGCAACCACAGGATTTTTTGCCAGATCCTGCCTCCGATGGGTTTGAAGAGCAAGTGAAGGAACTCAGGGCGAGAGCAAAGGAGATTCCCGATGAATACTTTGTTGTTTTGGTTGGAGATATGATCACAGAAGAAGCTCTTCCCACTTATCAGACAATGCTTAATACCTTAGATGGAGTTAGGGATGAAACCGGTGCAAGTCTTACTTCTTGGGCAGTCTGGACCAGGGCATGGACTGCTGAAGAGAACAGACATGGCGACCTTCTCAATAAGTATCTCTATCTATCTGGACGAGTGGACATGAgacaaattgagaaaacaatcCAATATCTGATCGGGTCTGGAATG GATCCTCGGACAGAAAACAGCCCCTATCTTGGCTTCATCTACACATCATTCCAGGAAAGGGCAACCTTCATCTCTCACGGGAACACCGCTAGACATGCCAAGGAGTATGGAGACATAAAGTTGGCCCAAATATGCGGTACAATTGCTGCAGATGAGAAGCGCCACGAGACGGCCTACACAAAGATAGTGGAAAAACTCTTTGAGATTGATCCTGATGGAACTGTTTTGGCTTTTGCTGATATGATGAGAAAGAAAATCTCTATGCCTGCACACTTGATGTACGATGGCCGCGATGACAATCTTTTTGATAACTTCTCAGCTGTTGCACAGCGGCTCGGGGTGTACACAGCAAGGGATTATGCAGATATACTGGAGTTCTTGGTGGGGAGATGGAAGGTAGATACACTAACAGGCCTTTCCGCTGAGGGACAAAAGGCGCAGGACTACGTTTGTCGGCTAGCTCCGAGAATTAGAAGGCTGGAAGAGAGATCTCAAGGTAGGGCGAAAGAAGCATCCATCGCTCCTTTCAGCTGGATATTTGATAGACAGGTGAAGCTGTAA
- the LOC126665340 gene encoding fasciclin-like arabinogalactan protein 4: MNYPFNASTSSPSFIIKKKNSITSSSLTLTQTHTHFTHSFTTTPSSLLQPISFVAEIKLKMAFSNSLFITTAFTFLLLLPISAINITSLLSSYPEFSSFTALLASTPSLTSELAHRTSLTLLAVPNSYLASSVEFTRHLSPFSLADLLRYHVLLEYFSWSDLHQIPASGVLVTTLFQTTGRASSNSGTVNITTNSFMNTVNINSPSPFSSSNATVLSLVKTFPYNISIVSVNSLLIPDGFNLMASETRPPLGLNITKALIDGHNFFVAASMLSASGVVDEFEADERGAGITLFVPTDAAFSDLPENINIQSLPAEKKAVVLKFHVLHSYYPLGSLESIVNPLQPTLATEATGAGSYTLNISRVNGSVAIDTGIVQASVTQTVFDQNPVAIFGVSKVLLPREIFDKSQVVNSNKPKNTVMGSAPPPENSFSPKSSPGSDEKQPSHLSEPPGFREMKSGGGAVLNGLQTLCCCIGLYLIGMSFN, translated from the coding sequence atgaattaccCTTTCAATGCATCCACATCATCACCATCATTTatcataaaaaagaaaaattcaattACATCATCTTCTCTCACTCTCACACAGACACACACTCACTTCACTCACTCCTTCACCACTACACCTTCCTCTCTGCTACAACCCATTTCTTTTGTTgcagaaattaaattaaaaatggcATTTTCCAATTCTCTTTTTATTACCACAGCTTTTACTTTTTTACTTCTCCTCCCAATTTCCGCCATTAATATCACTTCTCTCCTCTCCTCTTACCCTGAATTCTCCTCCTTCACCGCCCTTCTCGCCTCCACTCCGTCGTTAACTTCCGAACTCGCCCACCGCACTTCTCTCACTCTTTTAGCCGTACCCAATTCATATCTCGCCTCCTCCGTGGAATTCACGCGCCACCTCTCTCCTTTCTCCCTCGCTGACCTCCTCCGCTACCATGTTCTCTTGGAGTACTTCTCCTGGTCAGACCTCCACCAGATCCCTGCTTCCGGTGTCCTCGTCACGACTCTGTTTCAAACCACCGGCCGGGCTTCCTCCAATTCCGGTACTGTTAATATTACTACCAACTCGTTTATGAATACTGTAAATATTAACTCACCGTCGCCGTTCTCATCGTCTAATGCGACGGTTTTATCTCTAGTTAAAACTTTTCCGTACAATATCTCGATTGTTTCGGTTAATAGTCTGTTAATCCCTGATGGGTTTAACTTGATGGCGTCGGAAACTCGGCCTCCGTTGGGTTTGAATATCACGAAAGCACTAATCGACGGCCATAATTTTTTCGTTGCGGCGTCGATGTTGTCAGCTTCCGGCGTCGTTGATGAATTCGAAGCTGATGAAAGAGGCGCCGGAATTACTCTATTTGTTCCGACGGATGCAGCTTTTTCAGATCTGCCGGAGAATATAAATATACAGTCGTTGCCGGCGGAGAAAAAAGCGGTGGTTTTGAAATTTCATGTCTTGCATTCGTATTACCCATTGGGTTCTTTGGAATCAATTGTAAATCCGCTTCAGCCCACATTAGCGACGGAGGCCACCGGAGCTGGAAGCTACACTTTGAATATCTCACGGGTTAACGGGTCGGTGGCGATTGATACCGGGATTGTTCAGGCGTCGGTGACGCAGACAGTTTTTGATCAGAATCCGGTGGCCATTTTCGGGGTGTCGAAAGTTTTGCTACCGAGAGAAATATTTGATAAGAGTCAAGTTGTGAATAGTAATAAGCCTAAGAATACTGTAATGGGCAGTGctccaccgccggaaaattcgTTCTCGCCGAAGAGTTCGCCGGGATCCGATGAAAAACAGCCTTCACATCTATCGGAGCCACCTGGATTTAGAGAAATGAAATCTGGAGGTGGAGCTGTATTAAATGGATTACAAACTTTGTGTTGCTGTATAGGATTGTATCTAATTGGTAtgagttttaattaa
- the LOC126665270 gene encoding protein TRM32-like translates to MGKQFDRQDSEIEFQRNLPGCMWSMFHVLDYHHWHSKISPRRRHRRGKHTICCGYPKTISFPHYTDEEQNFLDVDAVPSQHGVEAAASKRNSGKARIKALIAKEISTRSQLQRDISINGFRQSKDVSKKTADWRNPIIILERNGDNAASRLHVSSQLKESDAFSSEMGDKLVSKSLNHNFSDSKQISHSQFVECGEVVEIFKAENKLFVEILHDPDVQASKKLKKSGSFPLAVSPHKIFKPVTLEHKWKETWSFRKGEKSPNVVGSKFDMLSGLKDDDDGGGVAGVTHESDLYSSSTSKLPHGSNKHGWHQSFMRHLKDAIKKITHIGSEKKDHMSMNAFFHRIPSISNDKNENSSEKLKDIEANNSYNDFVKKVELPHMRRISSLNESMDRYTRLFEYSSNKEAGWHKYQSKSLRLANEDKFPTRGSSQKSVRRRLSLPDLESLCPFPNETSIDAFQSGTPIKTSTKYDMSSENVTWNELNSRIEQLDGVEEAVEENTEEAGNSCEIKEYSDDLIVCQDQNISPVINSSIVHENESPVSVLETHFRHDITSQAEFPFSKDSELDSKGICIDEPDSSVNLQEASISNSWSDSNLENTQNTQTKPNNSFLPLVDDADFNYVRDILELSGFTEQECLGMWHSLDHPLSPTLFKELEAYLHQEVECSPEDVASTNNHQLLFDLSNEFLLQIYESSLAYYPKPFSFARRVRLRPSPKGDHIVEEVWRRISSFRNPNSKLDQTLDDIVARDLAKDESWINLQLDVEDIALDLEDLIFDQLLDEIICS, encoded by the exons ATGGGGAAGCAATTTGATCGTCAAGATTCTGAGATTGAATTTCAGAGAAATCTTCCGGGTTGTATGTGGAGCATGTTTCATGTTCTTGATTATCATCACTGGCACAGTAAGATTTCTCCCAGAAGAAGACATAGGAGAGGGAAACACACCATAT GCTGTGGATATCCAAAAACAATATCGTTTCCGCATTACACGGATGAAGAGCAGAACTTTTTGGATGTTGATGCTGTCCCCTCACAG CACGGTGTAGAAGCTGCGGCAAGCAAAAGAAATTCGGGTAAAGCTCGAATAAAAGCACTGATTGCTAAAGAGATCTCTACAAGATCACAGTTGCAGCGAGATATTTCAATCAATGGCTTCCGGCAATCAAAAGATGTTAGCAAAAAAACTGCTGATTGGCGAAATCCTATAATAATCCTTGAACGAAACGGTGATAATGCTGCCTCTAGATTGCATGTTTCATCTCAACTAAAAGAGTCTGATGCATTTTCCTCAGAAATGGGTGATAAGTTAGTCAGCAAGTCACTGAATCACAACTTTTCAGACAGTAAGCAGATTTCGCATAGTCAATTTGTGGAATGCGGAGAAGTTGTAGAGATTTTTAAGGCTGAGAATAAGTTATTCGTCGAAATCCTACACGACCCTGATGTTCAAGCTTCCAAGAAACTAAAAAAGTCAGGATCATTTCCTTTAGCTGTCTCCCCACATAAAATTTTCAAGCCTGTTACACTTGAACACAAGTGGAAGGAAACTTGGTCCTTCCGGAAAGGAGAAAAGTCCCCAAATGTTGTTGGATCGAAGTTTGATATGTTATCAGGTTTAAAAGATGATGATGACGGCGGTGGAGTAGCCGGTGTTACTCATGAATCAGACTTGTATTCTTCGTCTACGTCTAAGTTGCCTCATGGATCAAATAAGCACGGTTGGCATCAATCATTTATGCGTCATTTGAAAGATGCTATAAAGAAAATAACACATATAGGGAGCGAAAAGAAGGATCACATGTCGATGAATGCTTTCTTCCATAGAATTCCCTCAATTTCGAATGATAAGAACGAGAATTCTTCTGAAAAATTGAAGGATATTGAGGCGAATAATTCTTATAATGATTTTGTGAAGAAAGTTGAACTTCCTCATATGAGAAGGATATCCTCTTTGAATGAGTCAATGGATAGATATACTCGGTTGTTTGAATATAGTTCAAACAAAGAGGCCGGGTGGCATAAGTATCAATCCAAGAGCTTAAGATTGGCAAACGAAGACAAGTTTCCAACGAGAGGATCGAGTCAAAAATCCGTCAGGAGAAGACTTTCTCTGCCTGATCTTGAATCGCTTTGTCCCTTTCCGAATGAGACATCAATTGATGCATTTCAATCGGGGACACCAATCAAGACTAGTACGAAATATGATATGAGTAGCGAGAATGTCACCTGGAATGAGCTGAACTCAAGAATCGAACAGCTCGATGGTGTTGAAGAGGCGGTTGAGGAAAACACAGAGGAGGCTGGAAACAGCTGCGAGATTAAAGAATATTCTGATGATTTAATAGTTTGCCAGGATCAGAATATTAGTCCCGTTATAAACTCTAGCATTGTGCACGAAAATGAAAGTCCTGTTTCGGTTCTTGAGACACATTTTCGACATGACATAACTTCCCAGGCAGAGTTCCCTTTCTCAAAAG ATTCTGAATTGGACTCAAAGGGCATTTGCATCGACGAACCAGATTCTTCGGTCAATCTACAAGAAGCATCTATCAGCAACTCCTGGTCAGATTCAAACCTCGAGAATACTCAAAATACGCAGACGAAACCCAACAACAGTTTCCTTCCCTTGGTAGACGATGctgattttaattatgtgaGAGACATTCTTGAATTATCCGGCTTCACCGAGCAAGAGTGCCTTGGAATGTGGCACTCACTAGACCATCCATTAAGTCCTACTTTATTCAAAGAACTAGAGGCTTATTTGCATCAAGAAGTAGAATGCTCACCAGAAGATGTGGCCTCCACCAACAATCACCAGCTTCTGTTTGATTTGAGTAATGAGTTTCTACTTCAGATATATGAGAGCTCATTAGCTTACTACCCTAAGCCATTCTCCTTTGCTCGACGTGTACGTCTACGTCCATCACCTAAGGGAGACCATATTGTTGAGGAAGTATGGAGAAGAATTAGTTCCTTTAGGAACCCGAATTCGAAGTTGGATCAAACATTGGATGACATAGTGGCTCGAGACTTGGCGAAAGATGAGAGTTGGATAAACCTTCAGTTGGATGTTGAGGACATAGCACTTGACCTTGAAGATTTGATTTTTGATCAACTTTTAGATGAAATTATTTGCTCATGA